Proteins encoded by one window of Anopheles maculipalpis chromosome 2RL, idAnoMacuDA_375_x, whole genome shotgun sequence:
- the LOC126555969 gene encoding hexamerin-1.1-like encodes MQRTNCMLLILGTVLSICHSTYVPISQATVNGAAIKYADKEFLVKQKFFFEILRHLHQPIAFEEYLPYTGRWITDPNKYANYTEVNEFIQSYEQGLLRKGQIFTIYNYWYAKQTLQLYRLFENAIDWDTYYKNVIWARQNINEGMFLSALTLSVLHRPDLQGIVLPAIYEIYPHYFFDGDVFHDAANRRAMDPNYGFHTNKRYNLALSNYTSSFATQFYGEGSLSYFTEDVGLNSYYYYFMMDYAPFLGGDKLGLKNDRRGELYLFMHQQLLARYYLERSSNGLGPIQELTWESPIATGYYSMLRYWNGVPFRSRESNFLWRPYDPIKLGGLKAYEERVRQAIDLGYVVTRDGQRISLRQPEAIDIMGNLVSGTVDSVNVDYYKMIETTARMVLAQGDYYGSASEVWPGVLMHYETSMRDPVFYQFYQRLLSFYWDFKSYLPPYTVDQLKFEGVEIKGVSVEKLITYMEPFDVDISNGLGFNYGSEQSTWNFSVYARKQRLNHKPFSYVLNVSSQFAGKGVVRMYMGPKMYHLSQLQYLKKFFVEMDQYTVELAMGDNQIKRNSREFYYDIRDRTTYSELYKRIMKAYNGEEQFVLDMSEVHCGWPDRLLLPKGHPNGFPLSFFFIVTPFYPPKMAQFSNFDATYTCGTGSGSKYIDALPFGFPFDREINFSNFATKNMLFSDVLVYHVDGNQTNESH; translated from the exons ATGCAGCGCACGAATTGCATGCTGCTAATCCTCGGTACGGTGCTATCGATCTGCCATAGCACCTACGTACCAATATCGCAGGCAACAGTGAACGGAGCTGCCATCAAATATG CTGACAAAGAGTTTCTTGTGAAGCAAAAGTTCTTCTTTGAGATTCTGCGCCATCTGCATCAACCGATCGCTTTCGAGGAGTATCTCCCGTACACCGGACGTTGGATTACGGATCCGAACAAATATGCG AACTATACCGAAGTGAACGAGTTCATACAGTCGTACGAGCAGGGTCTGCTTAGAAAGGGACAAATCTTCACCATCTACAACTACTGGTACGCCAAACAAACACTGCAGCTGTACCGACTCTTCGAGAATGCGATCGATTGGGATACGTACTACAAGAACGTCATCTGGGCGCGTCAGAACATCAACGAAGGAATGTTTCTCAGTGCGCTGACACTCTCCGTACTGCACCGGCCAGATCTGCAGGGTATCGTTCTACCGGCCATTTACGAGATCTATCCACACTACTTCTTCGACGGGGATGTATTCCACGACGCGGCCAATCGACGCGCCATGGATCCGAACTACGGGTTCCACACGAACAAACGGTACAATTTAGCCCTATCAAATTACACCTCGTCGTTTGCAACGCAGTTTTACGGCGAAGGATCCCTGTCGTACTTTACCGAAGATGTGGGCTTGAACtcgtactactactacttcatGATGGATTATGCACCATTCCTTGGTGGGGATAAGCTTGGCCTAAAGAACGATCGTAGAGGCGAGCTGTACCTGTTTATGCATCAGCAGCTTCTCGCTCGTTACTATCTCGAGCGTAGCTCGAACGGGTTGGGCCCGATACAGGAACTTACCTGGGAATCACCGATTGCGACCGGATATTACTCAATGCTACGCTACTGGAACGGTGTTCCGTTTAGATCGCGCGAAAGTAACTTCCTTTGGCGGCCGTACGATCCCATTAAGCTCGGCGGATTGAAAGCCTACGAGGAGCGTGTTCGGCAGGCGATCGATCTGGGTTACGTGGTGACGCGTGATGGTCAGCGGATCAGCTTGCGCCAACCGGAAGCCATTGATATTATGGGAAATCTTGTGAGTGGCACTGTTGATAGCGTCAATGTGGACTACTACAAGATGATCGAGACGACCGCGCGAATGGTACTGGCCCAGGGAGACTATTACGGGTCGGCCAGTGAAGTATGGCCGGGTGTGCTGATGCACTACGAAACATCGATGCGTGATCCCGTGTTTTATCAGTTTTATCAACGGTTGTTGAGTTTCTACTGGGACTTTAAGAGCTATCTTCCGCCGTACACCGTGGATCAGCTGAAGTTTGAAGGTGTCGAAATCAAGGGAGTTTCGGTGGAGAAACTGATCACGTACATGGAACCGTTCGATGTGGACATTAGCAATGGGCTCGGATTCAACTATGGCTCGGAGCAATCGACGTGGAATTTCAGTGTGTATGCACGAAAACAGCGCCTGAACCATAAACCGTTCAGCTATGTACTGAACGTTAGCTCCCAATTCGCCGGTAAGGGAGTGGTTCGGATGTACATGGGTCCCAAGATGTACCATCTTAGTCAGCTACAGTATCTGAAGAAATTTTTCGTCGAAATGGATCAATACACAGTTGAGCTGGCGATGGGCGACAATCAGATCAAGCGAAATTCGCGCGAGTTCTACTACGACATTCGCGACCGGACGACGTACTCCGAGCTGTACAAGCGTATCATGAAGGCGTACAACGGTGAGGAGCAATTCGTGCTCGACATGTCCGAGGTACATTGCGGTTGGCCCGATCGTCTACTGCTGCCCAAGGGTCATCCGAACGGTTTCCCGCTGAGTTTCTTCTTCATCGTGACGCCCTTCTATCCGCCCAAGATGGCGCAGTTTTCCAACTTTGACGCAACGTACACGTGTGGTACGGGATCGGGATCGAAGTACATTGACGCACTACCGTTCGGGTTTCCCTTCGATCGGGAGATTAACTTTAGCAATTTCGCTAcgaaaaatatgctttttaGCGATGTGTTGGTGTACCATGTCGATGGGAACCAAACGAATGAATCACACTGA
- the LOC126567423 gene encoding kallikrein-6-like, with amino-acid sequence MQTSGKVCSFFAYALLLCALSGSSAEERSSRIVAGRNADIRDHPHMLLLRKNGYATCGAVVIGAKYAITAAHCVYPASNTSTISLHGGSTTQLGPSVEFSVARVTVHPRYYDSANDNDIAILEIRNEFSGYPNVAPITLQNTEPTSSSGICYVTGWGITNTRTNAVSNILQIGSLQLIPQRTCRLQWYPNPISANMICARGDSADTCAGDSGGPLVCGDRLYGLVSWGSFRCDRTKPAVFTSIFASSIRSFIKVQSGI; translated from the exons ATGCAGACCAGCGGTAAAGTTTGCAGTTTCTTCGCGTACGCGCTATTGCTCTGTGCTCTTTCTGGTTCAAGTGCTGAGGAGCGATCCAGTCGTATTGTAGCGGGACGCAATGCAGACATTAGGGATCACCCACATATGCTGCTTTTGCGCAAAAATGGGTACGCTACTTGTGGTGCTGTGGTGATCGGTGCAAAGTACGCGATCACGGCCGCACACTGTGTGTATCCTGCGTCGAACACAAGCACG ATTTCTTTACATGGCGGTAGTACAACACAGCTCGGACCGAGTGTGGAATTCTCCGTTGCACGCGTTACGGTACATCCTAGGTACTACGACAGTGCCAACGATAATGATATAGCGATCTTAGAGATCAGGAACGAGTTTAGTGGCTATCCAAATGTGGCACCTATAACGCTTCAGAACACTGAACCGACGTCCTCTTCTGGAATTTGTTATGTTACTGGTTGGGGGATCACCAACACCAGAACGAACGCCGTATCGAATATACTACAAATTGGATCACTTCAGCTCATTCCACAAAGAACTTGTCGTTTACAATGGTATCCCAATCCCATAAGCGCAAA CATGATCTGCGCACGGGGTGATTCTGCTGATACGTGTGCGGGTGACAGTGGTGGTCCACTTGTTTGTGGTGATCGCTTATACGGTCTCGTGTCTTGGGGTAGTTTCCGCTGTGATAGAACTAAGCCTGCGGTTTTTACCAGCATATTTGCAAGCAGCATAAGATCATTTATCAAGGTACAGAGCGGTATTTAa